In the genome of Acidobacteriota bacterium, the window CCAAGTAAACTGATCTTTTTGTTTGCCCACGTCGCTGACTTTCTTCAACGATTTGAAGCTGGAATCGGTCACTTGCAAATCAGGGAATTCGTCAAACCGCGAAGCCGTCAGCATCAATACATCCGCATCTTTGGCTTTGGTTGGCGTGCTGAACGCTTTCGCTGCCATCAGCAGTTTTTCCGGCGCTGCGTTGCCGTCAATTTTGTCACGATAAAACCCGCTGTCGCGCGTCCATTCGTTTTCCGCCGCCAGCAACAATGGTTTTGCCGGATCAAAGCCACGATCTGCCGCGCGTTCCTGTTCCAGGCGAACCACGCGGAATTCGATTTTCTCTTTGCGGCCAACGCCGTCGGTCAGATTTTTGGCCGAAGAACCGTCGGGCGCAATTTGCCAAACGTCATACTTGTCATACAGCAGCACGTATTTGTCGTCTTTTGCCCATCCGCCGTTGCCGTATGAAGGCGGACGATCCGGATGGTCGTCGTCTTCGCGCCAGAATTTGACCGGCAAATCTTTGGTCAGGTTGGTGAATTTGCCATCAGGAATGGAAATGCTGCCCCAGTCTTTGCCGTCATAAAACACTGCGTATTTACCGTTCGGCGAAAACGACACGTTCGATTGAAACTTCTTCAGCAAGAGTTTTCGCGAAGCATCCGCCGTGTTGACCAGGTACACGTCGGAATAGTTGGTTTCATAGCCCACGAATTTTCTGTACGCGCGGTCATCGGTTCCGATGGCCCAATCGCCGTTTGACGCAGGATTCAAACCTTCCATCGTTGTATCGGCGAGCTGAACAAATTTGCCGTCTTTCAGGTTGAGCACCGCGCGATAGGATTTGTTCGCTTCCTGTGTGGCACGGACTTTTTGCATCGGTTGGATGTAATCGTCTTTCCAAGACCACAAATCGCCGGAAACTTTTTCATCGTCCGGTTCGGCGGAATTGGGATCTTTTTCCGGCTCCGGCGGAGGCGCAGTGCCGAGGAAAAGTTTGCTGCCGTCGGCGGAAAAACTCAGCGCGCCGCGTTCGCTGATGACCATTCCTTCGCGGAAACCGGGCGTCGCCGTGGAAAGAATTTCAGTCGCCTTCGCGGCTTTGCGATCCCAATGATAGAGCTTGATCTTTGGCTGTTTGGCGGCGGCATCGTCTTTGTCGCTGGCAAAAACCATCTGCGTTTGGTCTTCGTCCCAGGTGATTTTCGTGTATTTGCCTTTGCCCGTCAGCAAATCCGCTGGCGCGGCATCATTCAAATTTGGGCCCGGCGTAACGGCAAAAATTCCATTGCTGTCTTCCTTGCGCGCCGAAACGGTGAATACCAGTGTTTTAGCGTCTTTGCTGAAACTGTAATCCAACGCGTCGCTGAACGTGCGTTCGCTGCCATTGGCCAGATTTCGCAGCACCAAATCGGTTCCGTACTCTTTGCGATTGCCGCCCGGACGACCGCCGCCAGCGCCTCTGCCTTGCCCGCCACGCTGAAAATCGCTCACATCCGCTTCGTCGTCGTTTGATGGTTTCGGAGCGTCGGCTGCGGCTTCAGGCTTTTTCTCTTCCGGCTTGGCTTCCATCGAATACGCCAACCAGCTTGCAGCGTCTTTGGCCGAATCTTCGGGAACTTGAAAATTTTTGACGCGTTCGATGCGGGTCACCTGGCCGTTGGACAAATCCATAATGCCCAGTGCGTTTTTCGGCATTTGCTCCGGGGTTTTCTTTTCCTTGCGCGCTTTTTGAATATCAGCTTTGTCCGGCTCGATGGTGAAAATGGCAAAGCGGCTATCTGCGGTAAAGCGTGGCCGGACGACTCCGGCCAAGGCTTGAAACGCCGCTGGGCCTGCTTCGGGGTCGCTGGGCGGAGGCGTCGGCGGACGCCAACCGCGGGGCGAACGAAACTCTGCGCCGGTCGCCAGGTTGCGAACGATGATTTCGCCGTCACCATCTTGCGGAACCGCGGCATAGGCGATGAACTTGCCGTCGCGCGAAAGCGTCTGCCCCTGGATGGAGCGCCACGCGTCATAATCCTGGTGCGTCAGCGCGCGTTTGGCAGAGGCCTGTTGTTTGGCGGCTCCCTGTTGCGCCAATGTCAGCGCGGGAAACGTCAGGACGAGGGCGCAAACCAGCAGCAGCAAATGCCGCGCGCTCAACAGTCGCCAAGTCGGGTTCGATGAAATTTTGCCTGTCATTGGGAACACTCCTTAAAAGTCTGGAAGCGCAACCTGGATGTGCGCTTCGATGTGCGATTCGGTTGTGATCGTCAAAAAGATAAGTGCTGGAAACTCGTCGGCAAAGACGCGCATTTGGTATGCGTCGTTTCAAAAAAGCTTTGCCGGTTTTGTTGATGTCTTGTTGATGACGGGCGAATCATCGCCGAGCGAATTGGACAGTGCAAGGTTTTGGCTATAATGCCGCCGCCCAAAAACACACAACCGGGCGCGATCCAAAAATCGAAGTGACGAAACCCTTGACCCAATTTATCTGCGTTCCCATCACCGAAACCAATCCGGATGCTTTTCTGGCCGCCACGCGTGAAGCCGCGCAATCGGCGGATATGGTTGAACTGCGATTGGATTACTTGAGCGACGAACACCGGCAAACGGTCATTGACCGTTTGCCCGCGCTGATTGCAGAAGTTGCCGGAATCAATTTGCTGTTGACCTTTCGCCCGCGCGAACAGGGCGGGAAATGCGATTTGAGTTTGCAGGATCGTCAGATGTTTTGGCGCACTTTGCCGCTGGAAGTGACAGGCGCAATCCGCTTCGCCGATTTTGAATTCGATCTGGTGGAAAGCCTGGGCCAGCACTCGCCTATTCCGTGGGAGAAGGTGATTTGTTCCTGGCACCATTTCGCTGAAACGCCGGGCGATTTGCTGGCGCGATATGACCGAATGGCAGCGACTCCGGCGGCGGCAGTCAAAATTGCCACGATGGCAAACAAGATTGGCGATTGTCTGCGGACGTTTGAACTCATTGACTACGCGAATGGCAAGAAGCCTGTCATCGCTTTAGGCATGTCGCTGGCTGGTTTGGCAACCAGAGTTTTGTCGCTGTCGCGCGGCGCGATGCTGACGTTCGGTTCGTTGCGGCATGGAACCGAAAGTGCCGCTGGGCAGCCAACCATTGCCGATTTGCGTGATCTGTACCGAATCAAACAACTCAACCGGGACACGGAAATTTTCGGAATCATCGGCAATCCGGTCGGCCATTCGCGTTCGCCGCTGATGCACAATTCTGCGCTGGAACAGCTTAGACGCAACGGCGTTTACCTGCCGTTTGAAGTCGAAGACGCAGGGCGGTTTCTTCAAGATTTCGTTCGACCGGCGACCAAAAAGATTGACTGGCGGTTGCGCGGCTTGAGCGTGACGATTCCGCACAAACTGGCCGTGATGCCCTTTCTTGACCACATTGACGCGACGGCGAAAGCCATTGGCGCGGTCAATACCATCGTTGTCGAAAGCGACGAACTGCACGGATACAACACCGATGTGATTGGCGCGATGAAGCCGCTGGAAGAATTGACTGAGCTTCAAGGCGCGCGTGTTGCCGTCATCGGGGCGGGAGGTTCGGCGCGCGCGATTTGTTACGGTTTGAATCAGCGCGGAGCCGACGTGACAATTTTTGCTCGTAACCTGCAAAAGGCCCAGACACTTGCCGACGAACTCAATACGAAACTTGTCGGCATCGAAACGTTCTCCGGCGATGCCGACATTGTCATCAATTGCACGCCCATCGGCATGTTGCACCACGGCGAAGGCCAGTCGCCGCTGCGCGCCGAAAGTTTGGCAGGCGTCAAGCTGGTTTACGATTTGATTTACACACCGGAAGAAACCGTTTTGCTGCGCGACGCGAAAGCCGCAGGTTGCCAAACGCTCGGCGGGTTGGCGATGCTGGTTGGGCAGGCGGCGGAACAATTTCGGTTATGGACAGGGCAGGAAGCACCGCTAGAAGTAATGTGGCAAGCGGTTTCGCGCTGCGTATAATCGCCTTTGTAAAGTTATGGCTCACTCAATTCTCATTGTGGATGACGAAGCAGGCATTCGCCAATCGCTGGGCGGCGTGTTGGAAGACGAAGGTTTCAATGTTTCCTCCGTCAGCAGCGGCGAAGAATGTTTGCGCGCATTTGAAAAACGCATCTACGCCTGCGTGTTGCTGGACGTGTGGTTGCCGGGAATGGATGGGCTGCAAACGCTGGAGCGATTGAAAGCGACTTACCCGGACGTCAGCGTCGTCATGATTTCCGGCCACGGACGTATCGAAACTGCCGTGCGGGCGACGAAACTTGGCGCGTACGATTTCATCGAAAAACCGCTCTCGCTGGAAAAAACCGTGCTGGCTGTCAAAAACGCCATTCGCCAGCGCGAACTCGAAGCCGCCAATTCCGAATTGAAGGAAAAGTTGGAACGCAGCTACGTAATGATCGGCGATTCAGTGCCGATGCGCGCGTTGCGGCAGCAAATTGAATTTGCCGCGCCCACCAGCGGACGCGTGCTGATTTACGGTGAATCGGGAACGGGAAAGGAACTGGTAGCGCGCGCCGTGCATTCGCGCAGTTCGCGCGCCTCGCGCGCGTTCATTGAAGTCAATTGCGCCGCCATCCCCGAAGAGTTGATCGAATCGGAACTTTTCGGCCACATCAAAGGCGCGTTTACCGGAGCCACACAAGCCAAACGCGGCAAGTTCGAGCGCGCCGACGAAGGCACGCTCTTTTTGGATGAAATCGGCGACATGAGTTTCAAAACACAATCAAAAGTGCTGCGCGCCCTGGAAGAACAGCGCTTTGAACCCGTTGGGTCGGAAACTTCGATCAACGTGGATGTGCGCGTCATTGCCGCGACCAACAAACGTTTGGAAGCGGAGATCGAACGGGGAATGTTTCGCGCCGATTTGTTTTACCGCTTGAATGTCATTCCCTTTGAAATTCCGCCGCTGCGCGAACGGTTGGAAGACGTGCCGCTGCTGGTGGAACATTTCAATTGCGAATTTTCCCTGGCAAACCGCAAGCCGCCGAAAGCGTTCAGTTCGTCCGCCATCGAACGGATGCAGGCCTATCACTGGCCGGGCAATGTTCGCGAACTGCGCAACACGGTCGAACGCGTCATCATCATGCATTCGCGACCGGAAATTACCGCCGACGATTTGCCGATCCTGAGCGGCGAAGCTCCGCCCGCATCCAGTTACAACTTTGATTCCTACCGCGAAGCATCGGAAACCTACGAACGCGAATACATCCTGCGCAAACTGGCCGAAGCTGAAGGCAACATCACGCGCACCGCTGAATTGATGGGCATTGATCGCAGCCATTTGTACCGCCGCATGAAAGCCCTGGACATCAATCGCTCCTAAAATCCTCCGGTCGCTACACAGCAGATTTCGTGCCAATTTCCTTCTTGCATGGACTTAGTGTCTTTTGTACACTTTGCGCCCTGGTGTAATAAGTACACTAAGTCGAGATCAGAATCGAAAGGAGAAAGAGGATGAAGCAAATAGTGGAGGACCGCGGGAGTGGTCAAAGCAGCGCAGCGGTTGCGCTGAAGCGAAGCGGCGTAAAGCCAATTGAAGAATATCTGAACTTGAGCGAAGAGGAACTTTTCGCGCGCATTCAGGCGGCGAAGATGACCCTTGGTGACCGGGTGGTGATTCTGGGACACCATTACCAGCGCGATGATGTGATCTGTCACGCGGATTTGACCGGCGATTCATTCAAGCTGTCGCAAATGGCTGCTGAACGTCACCAGGCGGAGCACCTGGTGTTTTGCGGCGTGCATTTTATGGCTGAATCGGCGGACATCTTGAGCGCCGATCCTCAGCAAGTGATTTTGCCGGATCTGGCTGCGGGGTGTTCGATGGCCGATATGGCCCGGCTCGATCAGGTTGAAGAGGCCTGGGAGCAGTTGCAACAGCTTGGCATCACCGACGTGATGCCGGTCACGTATATGAACTCGGCGGCGAACATCAAAGCGTTTTGTGGCCGCCATGAAGGCGTCGTTTGCACGTCGTCAAATGCGCTGCCGCTGTTCAAATGGGCGTTTGCCCAAAAAGAAAAGTTGTTCTTTTTTCCGGATGAGCATTTAGGACGCAACACCGGAATCAAGTTCGGCATTCCGCTGGACGAAATGGTGGTTTGGGATCCACGGTTGGAGCTTGGCGGCAACACGCCGGAACAGTTGCGGCAAGCGCGGATCATTTTGTGGAAGGGATTTTGTTCGGTTCACGGGCGGTTTCAGGCGCGGCATGTTGACGACCGCAGAGCGGAACATCCCGGTATCAAAATTCTGGTGCATCCCGAATGCCGCTATGAAGTGGTACAGAAGTCGGATTTGAACGGTTCGACCGAGTTCATCATCAAAACGATTGCCGAAGCTCCGGCGGGCAGTAAATGGGCTGTGGGAACGGAATTGAATCTGGTCAATCGTCTGGCCAATCGGCACAAAGATAAGTTCGTTACGCTCCTTGCGCCGGATTTGTGCATGTGCGCGACAATGTTTCGCATTGCCCCGGAAAATTTATGCTGGTCGCTGGAAAATCTGGTGGAAGGACACGTCGTCAATCCCATCAAAGTGGATGCCGACACTGCGCAATGGGCAAAGGTAGCTTTGGATCGGATGTTGGCGATCCAATAAGACAGACAGATGGAGGGATGGAGGGAAAGAGCGACTGAGGGATGGAAGAACAAAAAAACAAGTTCTCATGAAGGTAGCAGAATGCTCTCCGTCCCTCTTTTTCTCAATCTCTCCGTCCTTATCTCGTTCTCCAAAGAAACTCGGCGAAAAGCATAGCCAAAATCAGGTCAATCAGCGCAGGAACGAATGCCGCAAACTTCAGCCTACCTTTTTGAAGCGCGGCAAAATAAATCAGGAAGAAAATCGTTTTGGAAATCACTCCTAACCACGCGAAGTTGCGAAACGCTTCCTGGTCGTAGGCAATCAAGGCATAGCCGATTCCCCATGTGGCAACGCTGGAAGCAAAAGATTGCGCCAACAACCGTGCCGCCGGATCGCGAATTTCCAACCGCGCCAACATAAAATCAGGGTTGAACACCAACATTCCCGCCATGCTCAAATTGAATAACGCCGAGGCCGCGAACAGAAATTGATAATAGATTTGGAGCAAAGGATTCAGCCGGTCAATAAAGAATAAAAACGTCGCCGTCTTCGACTTTGGTCGGATAGGTTGCAACGGTCAGGTGCTGAGCAACGCCACATTCGCCGGATTTCAAATTGAAATCGAAACAATGCAGCGGGCAAAACACCTTGTCTTGTTCCAGGAAGCCTTCGCTGAGCGGAGCGCCGCGATGCGGGCAAAGATCGCTGATGGCGTAAAACTCTCCGCCCCGGTTGAACAGCGCAATATCATCGTCATCAATGGTCACTTTGATGCCGGTTCCCAAAGCAATCTCCGCGACAGCAGCGACTTTTCGATAGCTTTTTTCCTGACCTGAACTCATCAAGCGCCTGCTCCCTGATAGTGGAATGACAACTTCGTAAGGCGCGGGATTATGGTTGAACCCGACGGGCAATTCAATCGTGCGACACTTGCGCGAAAATGCGATCTGGCCAAGAATGCGCCTGCCACCCCAGCAACTGGTCAGCCAATCCCGTTGACCCAAGAAATTTCAACTCAGCAATTTCCAGGAGGAAAAATATGAAACGAGTAATTGCCGTTTTCTGTTTTCTGGTTGCATTGTCGTCGCTGGCTCTGGCGCAGGGTGGCGAAATGATGAAATCCGAAAAGAAATCCAGTCAAAAGGCTTCGGCTGCAAAAAGCGATGCCGATATTCAAAAGTGCATTACGGACAAGTTTGCCAAATCCGAAAAGCTGAGCACACAGGGGTTTAGTGCGACTGTCAGCAACGGCGAAGCGACGTTGACCGGCAATGCCAATAACGCAGGCAGCAAAGGCGCGGCGACAAAAATCGCCAAAAGCTGCGGCGCATCAAAGGTAACCAACAACATCACATCACCGCCGGTTTCCAAACCCAAGAAATCCGGAGATGACAAATCGCCCGAAAAGAAAGGCTGAGCTTGATAAAACTGACCTGACACTGGCAAAGGCGTTGTTGTCCGCATGGGCAATAACGCCTTTGCCTTTGATAGCTGCTTGACCGGCCAGCCAATCGTTGACTATGCTCTCGCCTTTTCAATTGGGCATTTATTGATTTTTAGCATTTGAAGGAGAGTTTCCAATGGGCATTCAAGCAACACAAATTCGCAAAGGCATGGTCATTCTGCATAACGGCGTGCCGCATCGCATCGTTGAATTTCACCACCACACCCCCGGCAATTTGCGCGCGATGGTTCAGGCAAAAATGCGGAACCTGAAAACCGGCACGACAACGGAAAACCGATTTCGTTCCACCGAAGACGTTGAGCGCGTGATTCTGGACGACCACGAAATGACGTATCTCTACAATGACGGCGCGACGTATTACTTCATGAACACCGAAACCTACGAACAGATTGAACTCAGCGCCGAAGATCTGGGCGATATGGCCGGGTACCTGCTGCCGGAAACCGTCATCAACGTCCAGTTTTACGAAGGCTCGCCCATCGGCATTGATATCCCAGCCGTGGTTGAACTGACGGTTGTTGAAACCGAACCGGAAGTGAAAGGCGCAACGGTCAGCAACGTCGGCAAACCGGCAAAGCTCGATACCGGCATCACCATTCAAGTTCCAGCGTTCATTAAAGAAGGCGACAAAATTCGTGTGGACACCAACGAAGGCCGATACATGGAACGCGCAAAATAATTGATAGTGGCCAATTGATAATTGATAGTTGTGCGGGCCAGTGCCTTCCAACTATCAATTATCAATTATCAATTGCCAATGCTATACAGCCTTCTTTACACCCTGGCCTTTTTCGCGCTCCTGCCTTATTTCGCGTATCAAGCCATTTTCAATCGAAAATATCTGGGCAATTTGAAAGGGCGATTGTGGCTCTCTACGGTCGCAGTGGATTCGCGTCCCGCGATCTGGCTGCACGCGGTTTCAGTCGGCGAAACGCTGGCGGCAAAGCCTTTGATTGCCGCATTGCGCCAGCAATTCCCGAATCATCGGCTGGTGGTTTCGACAACGACTATGACGGGCCAGGCCGTTGCTCGACAGCAAATCGCTGAAGCCGATACGGTTTTTTACTTTCCGTTTGATTGGCGCTTTACCGTGCGCCGCGCGCTCAATGCCGTTCAGCCGGAAATCGTGGTGTTGATGGAATCCGAATTGTGGCTGAACTTCCTGGTCGAATGTCGCTATCGGCAAATTCCAACCGTCGTCGTTAACGGGCGAATTTCGGATCGTTCGTTTCCGCGTTCGCAAAAGTTCGGCTTCTTCGTCCGCAGGCTTTATGGGTTGGCGGCGCGGTTTTTGATGCAAAGCCAACTTGATGCCGAACGTGCGATTCAACTTGGCGCGCCTGCTGATCGAGTAAGCGTCAGCGGCAACTTGAAATACGACATTGCCGATCCCACTCAGTCGCCCAAACTGATCGAAACCGCCAGGCAATTGGACGGAACGTTTGCGCTCAGCCAAACGCCGTTGATTGTCGCGGGCAGCACCAGCGAAGGTGAAGAGCAAGTGTTGCTGGCGGCGTTTGCTGAATTACAAAAAATGCCGGGAAGGGAAGCGACTCGCCTGTTGATCGCTCCGCGTCATCCGGAACGGTTCGACACCGTTGCCGATCTCCTTACCGCTTCGGGCTGGAACTTCGCCCGGCGTTCCTTGGCGAACGAATCGGCTCCAAATGCGGAAATCATCTTGCTGGATTCCATCGGCGAACTGGCAGCGATTTATCGGTTTGCTTCGGTCGTATTTGTCGGCGGGAGCTTGGTTCCGGTCGGCGGCCATAACATTTTGGAAGCTGCCCTGTTTGCCAAACCCATTGTTGTCGGCCCGCACATGCACAACTTCCGCGAAATCTCGAAGGAGTTTTTACGACGGGATGCGCTGATTGAACTGAGAACAACGGAAGCCAACCAACAAATTCGCGAACTCAGCCAAACATTCGCCGAGCTGCTCAGCGATCCGCAT includes:
- a CDS encoding S9 family peptidase, with amino-acid sequence MTGKISSNPTWRLLSARHLLLLVCALVLTFPALTLAQQGAAKQQASAKRALTHQDYDAWRSIQGQTLSRDGKFIAYAAVPQDGDGEIIVRNLATGAEFRSPRGWRPPTPPPSDPEAGPAAFQALAGVVRPRFTADSRFAIFTIEPDKADIQKARKEKKTPEQMPKNALGIMDLSNGQVTRIERVKNFQVPEDSAKDAASWLAYSMEAKPEEKKPEAAADAPKPSNDDEADVSDFQRGGQGRGAGGGRPGGNRKEYGTDLVLRNLANGSERTFSDALDYSFSKDAKTLVFTVSARKEDSNGIFAVTPGPNLNDAAPADLLTGKGKYTKITWDEDQTQMVFASDKDDAAAKQPKIKLYHWDRKAAKATEILSTATPGFREGMVISERGALSFSADGSKLFLGTAPPPEPEKDPNSAEPDDEKVSGDLWSWKDDYIQPMQKVRATQEANKSYRAVLNLKDGKFVQLADTTMEGLNPASNGDWAIGTDDRAYRKFVGYETNYSDVYLVNTADASRKLLLKKFQSNVSFSPNGKYAVFYDGKDWGSISIPDGKFTNLTKDLPVKFWREDDDHPDRPPSYGNGGWAKDDKYVLLYDKYDVWQIAPDGSSAKNLTDGVGRKEKIEFRVVRLEQERAADRGFDPAKPLLLAAENEWTRDSGFYRDKIDGNAAPEKLLMAAKAFSTPTKAKDADVLMLTASRFDEFPDLQVTDSSFKSLKKVSDVGKQKDQFTWGKSELVRFKNTDGVLLSGMLIKPDNFDPKQKYPMIVYIYEKLSDGVHRFVNPAPGHSINASYYASNGYLILMPDIVYTIGYPGQSALKCVLPAVQAVVDQGFVNEDAIAIQGHSWGGYQIAYMVTQTNRFKAAVPGALVANMTSAYSGIRWGTGLPRQFQYERTQSRIGGSLWEEPMRYIENSPVFQAPRVQTPILMLHNDSDDAVPWYQGIEFYLALRRLGKEVYMFSYNGEPHGIRRRPNQKDYTRRIQEFLDNKLKGAPAPEWMEKGIPYLQREKEKEKYNKPAADLSEKRRQ
- a CDS encoding shikimate dehydrogenase, which codes for MQGFGYNAAAQKHTTGRDPKIEVTKPLTQFICVPITETNPDAFLAATREAAQSADMVELRLDYLSDEHRQTVIDRLPALIAEVAGINLLLTFRPREQGGKCDLSLQDRQMFWRTLPLEVTGAIRFADFEFDLVESLGQHSPIPWEKVICSWHHFAETPGDLLARYDRMAATPAAAVKIATMANKIGDCLRTFELIDYANGKKPVIALGMSLAGLATRVLSLSRGAMLTFGSLRHGTESAAGQPTIADLRDLYRIKQLNRDTEIFGIIGNPVGHSRSPLMHNSALEQLRRNGVYLPFEVEDAGRFLQDFVRPATKKIDWRLRGLSVTIPHKLAVMPFLDHIDATAKAIGAVNTIVVESDELHGYNTDVIGAMKPLEELTELQGARVAVIGAGGSARAICYGLNQRGADVTIFARNLQKAQTLADELNTKLVGIETFSGDADIVINCTPIGMLHHGEGQSPLRAESLAGVKLVYDLIYTPEETVLLRDAKAAGCQTLGGLAMLVGQAAEQFRLWTGQEAPLEVMWQAVSRCV
- a CDS encoding sigma-54-dependent Fis family transcriptional regulator: MAHSILIVDDEAGIRQSLGGVLEDEGFNVSSVSSGEECLRAFEKRIYACVLLDVWLPGMDGLQTLERLKATYPDVSVVMISGHGRIETAVRATKLGAYDFIEKPLSLEKTVLAVKNAIRQRELEAANSELKEKLERSYVMIGDSVPMRALRQQIEFAAPTSGRVLIYGESGTGKELVARAVHSRSSRASRAFIEVNCAAIPEELIESELFGHIKGAFTGATQAKRGKFERADEGTLFLDEIGDMSFKTQSKVLRALEEQRFEPVGSETSINVDVRVIAATNKRLEAEIERGMFRADLFYRLNVIPFEIPPLRERLEDVPLLVEHFNCEFSLANRKPPKAFSSSAIERMQAYHWPGNVRELRNTVERVIIMHSRPEITADDLPILSGEAPPASSYNFDSYREASETYEREYILRKLAEAEGNITRTAELMGIDRSHLYRRMKALDINRS
- the nadA gene encoding quinolinate synthase NadA, which codes for MKQIVEDRGSGQSSAAVALKRSGVKPIEEYLNLSEEELFARIQAAKMTLGDRVVILGHHYQRDDVICHADLTGDSFKLSQMAAERHQAEHLVFCGVHFMAESADILSADPQQVILPDLAAGCSMADMARLDQVEEAWEQLQQLGITDVMPVTYMNSAANIKAFCGRHEGVVCTSSNALPLFKWAFAQKEKLFFFPDEHLGRNTGIKFGIPLDEMVVWDPRLELGGNTPEQLRQARIILWKGFCSVHGRFQARHVDDRRAEHPGIKILVHPECRYEVVQKSDLNGSTEFIIKTIAEAPAGSKWAVGTELNLVNRLANRHKDKFVTLLAPDLCMCATMFRIAPENLCWSLENLVEGHVVNPIKVDADTAQWAKVALDRMLAIQ
- the nirD gene encoding nitrite reductase small subunit NirD, which translates into the protein MSSGQEKSYRKVAAVAEIALGTGIKVTIDDDDIALFNRGGEFYAISDLCPHRGAPLSEGFLEQDKVFCPLHCFDFNLKSGECGVAQHLTVATYPTKVEDGDVFILY
- a CDS encoding BON domain-containing protein — its product is MKRVIAVFCFLVALSSLALAQGGEMMKSEKKSSQKASAAKSDADIQKCITDKFAKSEKLSTQGFSATVSNGEATLTGNANNAGSKGAATKIAKSCGASKVTNNITSPPVSKPKKSGDDKSPEKKG
- the efp gene encoding elongation factor P; amino-acid sequence: MGIQATQIRKGMVILHNGVPHRIVEFHHHTPGNLRAMVQAKMRNLKTGTTTENRFRSTEDVERVILDDHEMTYLYNDGATYYFMNTETYEQIELSAEDLGDMAGYLLPETVINVQFYEGSPIGIDIPAVVELTVVETEPEVKGATVSNVGKPAKLDTGITIQVPAFIKEGDKIRVDTNEGRYMERAK
- a CDS encoding 3-deoxy-D-manno-octulosonic acid transferase, which codes for MLYSLLYTLAFFALLPYFAYQAIFNRKYLGNLKGRLWLSTVAVDSRPAIWLHAVSVGETLAAKPLIAALRQQFPNHRLVVSTTTMTGQAVARQQIAEADTVFYFPFDWRFTVRRALNAVQPEIVVLMESELWLNFLVECRYRQIPTVVVNGRISDRSFPRSQKFGFFVRRLYGLAARFLMQSQLDAERAIQLGAPADRVSVSGNLKYDIADPTQSPKLIETARQLDGTFALSQTPLIVAGSTSEGEEQVLLAAFAELQKMPGREATRLLIAPRHPERFDTVADLLTASGWNFARRSLANESAPNAEIILLDSIGELAAIYRFASVVFVGGSLVPVGGHNILEAALFAKPIVVGPHMHNFREISKEFLRRDALIELRTTEANQQIRELSQTFAELLSDPHRAEKLGANAHQAIEDNRGATARTVAAIAELLAQ